The nucleotide window CTTCCAGCGCCTCGGAGCCGCCGACCCGCTGGATTTCCCTCGTCGCCGCTCTCTCGGCCACCTCGAGGACGTCGTCGATCGTCACGATGCCGATCAAGACGCCCGCCGAGTCCGTGACCGGAAGCGCCTTGAGATCCTGCTGCTGGAACACCTGCACGGCATCCCGCTGGCGATCCGTCGCCTTGAGTGCCACGTAGCGGTAGTCCATGAGATCGGAGACCTTGGCGGTGAGCGGCGCCAGCAGGAAGCTGCGGATCCGGATGTCGTCGATCAGGATGCCCTTCTCGTCGACGACGTAGATCAGGCTCAGCGTCTCGCTGTCATGACCGCGCTCGCGCACGTGATCGAGAACCTGTTGCACCGTCCAGTCGGCCCGCACGGCCACGTAGTGGGCGGTCATCAGGCGCCCGACGCTGTCCTCGGGGTAGCCGAGCATCCTGACGGCGTCGGCACGCTCCTTCGGCGTCAAGAGCTCGAGGAGCTGCTTCGTCGCGCTGGCGGGCATCTCCTCGAGAAGCAGCGTGCGATCGTCGTCCGGCATCCGATCGAGGATCGCCGTGACGTCATCTCTCGCCATTGCCTTGAGCAACCGTTCTTGCTGGTACGGCGCCAGGTAGCTGAACGTCTCGGCCGCGACCTCGCGAGGCAGGATGCGGAACAGAACGACTTCGTCCTCTCTTGACGCGTCGTCCAGCAGCTCCGCGATGTCGCGCGGCGGCCAGTTCTTGACCGCCTCTCTGCATGCGGCGTAATCGCCCTTGCGCAGGACCGCTTCGAGCTCTCTTTTCGTCTGCTGAACCGCCATGATCGATTCTCCCGTCAGTCCAGAGTGCCTCCCCGTCGCATTCTCCACAGTCCGCGTACGGAGAGGATCATCGTGACACCGCCGAGCGCGCCGAGCGCCCAGAGCGTCCAGACGAAGAAGAAGCCGCCGGGGGACGCGGCGTGCTCGGGATAGTGCGTGCCCCTCATGTGAATCACCGGCATGCCTGCCGCGAGCAATCCCACGACGAACATGATGACGTGCCCGGTTCGAGTCCTGGCGAGCACGAGAGTGCTGTAGAGGAGGACCGCCAGGACGACGAGCGCGGTGTTCGAGGACTCGGCCTTCGAGATCCCGCGGACGATGTCGTCGGTCACATGAAGCGTGAGCAGGAGGAGTGAAAGGAGGGACGTGATCCTCAGCAGATTGTTGTTGGTCATCCGCGCTCCAGTTCGTCGAGCGTCTTCGGCCAGTCCTTTCCGAGGAGACGCGACATCGCCCGATCGGCGAGAAGGCGTCCACCGGTTTGACACCGCGCACAATAGTTCGCCTCGTTCTCGGCGTAGACGATACGCTGGACGGGTGAGCCGCATGCGGGGCACGGCTGCCGGAAGCGGCCGTGGACGGCCATGCCGGGCCGAAACGCGGTGACTTTCTCGGGGAACTTTCCGGCGGCTTCGGCGGTCAGGCGATCGCGCCAACCGATGAGTGTGTCGCGCACCGCGATCTGGAGGCGTGCGATCTCGGCGTCGTCGAGGTTGCGCGTGAGCTGGGCGGGGGAGAGGCGCGCGGCGTGGAGGATCTCGTCGGAGTAAGCGTTGCCGATGCCGCTGAAGATCGAGGGGTCGGTGAGCGCGCGCTTCAATGTCCGGTTCTCGCGCGTCAACGCGGCGCGGAACTGCGCGGGTGTGGCGTCGAGCGGCTCGATGCCGCCGCGCGCGAGGTCTTGGAGCGCTTGCTCGCCCCGCACCAGGTGGAGCGAGGCGCGCTTCTTCGAGCCCGCTTCGGTGAGCGTGAGCGTGCCCGCCGAGAAGTCGAAGGCGGCGAGCGCGACCTTGCCGGCCAGGGCGGCGCCCTTGTCCTTCCAGTGAAGACGGCCGGCGATCATCAGGTGGATGGCGAGGAAGAGGTTGTCGTCCAAGACGATGACGACGCGCTTGCCGAGGCGCCGGACGCCGTGGACGCGCTGACCTTCCGCTTCTCGTATCGGCGGCGTGACCGAGCGGAGCAGGAACGGGCTCTTGAGCCTGATGCGCTCGAGCGTGGCGCCGTCGACGCGCGCGGCCAGAGCGGCGACGTAGACGTCGACGTCCGGCAGCTCGGGCATCAGCGCGATTTCCAGGAATTCATGGCGCAACAGACTCAAGCACTGTCAGGGCCGCGTCAAGTAACAGGAACTTAACCGTTAGAACGAGGAGGCTTTCGAACGCCGCAATGCCCCGCGCCGTACCCTCGATCCAGGCAGCACAAAGGGGGATCCGATGGAACAGCGCAACGCGATCTTCGTCGGCATTCGAGGTTCTGGCGCTCGACCCAGCGACGGGTTCTGTAGCGTGGCGAACGTTTCTCAAGGGCGGCTCGTTCGTCAACGTCACGTTCGACGGGCAGAGAGTCGTGGCCGCGACGAAGGGCGAGGTCTTCGCCCTCGATCCCGCGACGGGTCACATCCTCTGGAACAACCGGCTCGAGGGAATGGGATTAGGGTTCGTCACGATTGCCGGGGCGGGGCAAGTGCCAGCGATGGCGCAGATTCAGAAGAACAGAGACGACGCCGGGGGCGCGGCGGCAGGAATGGCTGCGGCGGCCGGGAGCTAGGCCACCGACTCGAGCACGGTCGTCTGGGAGAGCCAGCTCGTGCCTTGGCACGCGAGCTCCTCGGCGCGAGGGAGTTGCTCGTCGTCGCTTGGCCCTAGCCGCGGTCTCGGTGGTTCACAGCGACATCGTAGGCGGGGTGAAGTCCGAGGGATTCACCCAAACACTCGTCCATCACGGAACAGTGCTGCTGATCGATAGCGTGTTGTGAGTCACGGAAGGCTTCCTTGGCGCGATCGATGCTCTCCGCCTCAACGGCGTACACAAGAAGTGGCCCTTCCCTGGTGGGAATGATGTAGGCCTGCTCCGCCCGAACCGTCTCCGCCTCAAAAGTCACCCGAACCTCTTCGGCTCTCGCGTTGAGCTCCGCAAGCCATGCGCGAAGGCGCGCTTCCTTTCCAGGCTTGATGCGACGAATGCTGACTCGCAGCATCAGTGCGACGCTCTCCTCAGCCGATCCGAGATCGCGAGGGCGAGTCCCTCCTGGCCCTGCGGCGGGTAGGCAAGGATCGCGGAGACGTCGCCCGCGTCGAGCTCGCGCAGCATCGTGAAGAGGTTGCGGGCGGCTTCTTCGAGGTCGCCGGACTGGGTCAATGCGCGCGTGACGACCGGCAACGCGTAGCGCTTCTCGGCCTCGGCGGCCGCCTTCGCGACGGCTTTGCCATCGGCGAAGACGCCGATCAGACCGAGGTTCGTGGCGCCGCGGGGCAGGGCGTCGGGACCCGGGGCGATGAAGAGCGGCGTGCGAGGCGCGTAGTGCACCTCGCTCATGCCGGGCGAGGGCGCGGGCTTGCCGGCAGCGGGGGCGGTCGCTTGCGCAAGGCGGACGTGCGCGGCCGCTTCGATCGCCTCGGCGGCGATGCCACCGGGACGGAGGAGCGTGAGCGCGCCGCTCGGGCTGATCGCGACGACGGTCGATTCGACGCCGACGGTGCAGGCGCCTCCGTCGAGCACGATGCCGACGCGCTCGCCGAGCTCCTCGACGACATGCGCGGCGGTCGTGGGGCTGATGCGGCCGAAGCGGTTCGCGGACGGTGCGGCGAGCGGGATCTCGGCAGCCTTGAGGAGCGCCTGCGCGACGGGATGGCTGGGCATGCGGATGGCGACGGTGTCGAGGCCGCTCGTCACGAGGTCGGGGATCTTCTTGCCGCGCGGGAGGACGAGGGTGAGCGGGCCGGGCCAGAACTTCCTCAAGAGGACGTCGGCGCGCTCTCTCGCCAGCTGGGGGAGCCCCTTCACGCTGACGACGCCGATGTCCTCGAGGCCACCGAGGACCTCTCGCTCGAGCGGGCCTTCGGGGCGGACGACGTGGACGATGAGCGGGTCGAAGCTGGGGCGCTCCTTTGCGGCGAAGATGCGGGCAACGGCGGCGGCGTCGAAGGCATTGGCGGCGAGGCCGTAAACCGTCTCGGTCGGAAGGCCGATCAGCTCGCCGCGGCGCAGGGCGTCGGCCGCGCGGCGCACGTTGTCGGCGGTCGGTGTGAGGATGGTGGCCACGATGCGTCCCCCGGAGGCTCGCCATAATAGCGGCCATGCGCCGCCGGGTCCTGGCACCGCCCGTCCACGCCGCCCTCGATCCGCCGCATCCGGCTGCGCCGACGCCGCGCGCTCACTTCGATCCGAAGCAGGGATGGTTCCGGAAGATCGAGCGCGCGACCAGCCTCTTCCTGAGCCGGCACATCTGGCAGCTCATCCCGGGGATGAGGATTCCGTACGGGGTGATCCTCTCCCGGTACTTCACCGTGTCGGAGGCGGAGGTGCCGGTCCCGGGGCTGCCGGCGGCGTTCGATCGCCTGCGCGTGCTGTTCGTCTCGGACATCCATGCAGGACCGTTCCTGTCCCGCGACCTGCTGTGGCAGGTGGTCGACGAGCTCGCGGGGCTCCACGCGGATGTCGTCATCCACGGCGGGGACATCGCGACCTCGAACGTACGCGAGGTCGCGGCGCACGTAGCGACGCTGATGCGGTTACGCGCGCCCCTCGGCGTCTACGGCGTGCTCGGGAACCACGACCACTACACGCACGATCTCGATGGCTTGACGGGGCTGCTCGAGTCGTGCGGCGTGCGGATGCTCGACAACACGGCGGTCGCGCTCGAGCGCGACGGGGCGCGCATCGCCTTGGCGGGAATCGACGACTGGAACGTTGGAGCGCCCGATCTTCCGGGGGCCTTGGCCGAAGCGGCGCGCGTCGCGCCCGGAGCGCCGGTGATCTTGGCGTCGCACAACCCCGACGCCTTCTTCGACGCCGCTGCGCGCGGCGTGTCGCTCGTGCTCTCTGGTCATACCCACGGCGGGCAGGTGCGGATCCCCGGGCGGCCGGTCTTCGTGAGGATGAGCCGCTACCGTCTCGACGAGGGGCGTTATTACAAGGATGCGGCGCAGCTCATCGTCAGCCGCGGCGTCGGCGTCTCGGGCATCCCGCTGCGCCTGTGGTGCTCGCCCGAGGTGCTGCTCGTGACTTTGAGGAAATGAGGGGACAGCTACCGAATTTCGCACTGGTGTTCCCGGCTAGACGAGTTTCATGGGCCGCATCGGAACAGTGTAAGGAAAATACGGTGACTGTCCCTAACTGAGGATTCCCGCCCGCAACGCGGCGAGCACCGCTTCCGACTTCGAGTGGACGTGGAGCTTCTCGTAGATGTTGCGGATGTGGAAGCGGATCGTGTCGACCGAGAGGTCGAGCTTCGCCGCGGCGGTCTTGTAGACGTGGCCCTCGGCGAGAAGCTTCAAGACCTCGACCTCGCGCGGCGAGAGGTTGTGGCCGGCGGTTGACGGGGGCGGGGCGACGCGCTGGAACATTTCGACGACCTTGCGCGCGATCTCCGGGGACATCGGGGCGCCGCCGCCCTGGACCTCGCGTAGGGCGTCGAGGAGCTTCCCGGGCGGCGTGTCCTTCAAGAGGTAGCCGCAGGCGCCGGCGCAGATCGCTTCGAAGACGTGCTCGTTGTCGGCGTACACCGTGATCATGAGGATCTGCATCGACGGGTGCTGTGCCTTCAATCGGCGCACGCCTTCGATGCCGGACATCCCGGGAAGGCCGATGTCGGCGAGGACGAGGTCGACCGGCTTCGATTCGATTGCCGGCAGAGCTTCTTCCATCGATCCGTACGCGCCCGCGATCTCGAAATCGCCGGTGCCGCCGACGAGCGCCCTCAGCCCTTCGCGCAGCGCGCGCTGGTCCTCGACGATCGCGACCCTTGCCCGGCTCATGCCGACCTCGTTGAGGTCACGCTACGGCGGGCGGGTGGTCGCAGCAACCGCATCGTCATGTAGGTCTTCAAACCACATCGCCGCGGAGCGGAACGTCGAGGCGGACCGTCGTGCCCTTTCCCGGAGCACTCTCCACGGTGAAAGCGCCGCCCAACGCCTCCGCGCGATGCTTCAGGTTGCCCAGCCCGCGACCGCCCGTTGCGGTGCCCACCTCGAACCCCCGCCCGTCGTCGGCGACGCTCAAGAGGAGCCGGCGGTGCGCGAGGGTCATCGTGACGGTCACGCTCGAAGCGCCGGCGTGCCTCGCGGCGTTCGCCAGCGCCTCCTTGACGGCGAGGAAGAGATGGCGGCGACGGTCGGGCGGGAGCTCGATCCTCTCGATCGTCTCCGTGGGCGGCGCCTCGAACGCCACGCGCACGCCTTCGGCTTCGAGGAGATTGAACGCGACCTGCCGCAAGCGCTGCACGAGGTCGGCGAGGCGGTCCCGGCGCGGGTCGATCGCCCACACGATATCGCTCATCGAATCGCGGAGGCCGCGGGCGAGCTCGGCCGCCTGGCCGAGGAGCGGCGCGCTCTCGGCGTCGGCGCGGCGCTTCGCGACCTCGGCGAGGACCGCAATCTCCACGAGCCCCGATCCCATGTCATCGTGGAGGTCGGTCGCGATCTGACGGCGGATGCGCTCCATCGCCATCAGTCTGCGGACGCGCAGCTCGTGGCCGCCGAACACCGCCGCCGCGATCGCGAGCGCCACCAGCGCCAGGAACCAGCCACGCCGCCAGAACGGCGGCAAGATGCGGAAGCTCACCGACGCCGCGTCCTCCGCGGCGACACCCTCGGGCGAGACCGACCGCACCCGGAAGCTGTAGCGCCCCGGCCCGAGATTCGCGTAGTTCACCTGGCGCGCGTCGGACGGCTTCGACCACGCGCTGTCCGCGCCCTCGAGGCGCGTCTCGTAGCGGAGGCCGCGCTCCGCCTCGAACCCCACCGCGACCCACGAGAAGGCGATCGTGTTCCGCGGCCACGGGAGCGACAGCTCGCCGAGGCGCCGCGTCCCCGACTCGGGCAGTTCGAGCTCGAC belongs to Candidatus Polarisedimenticolaceae bacterium and includes:
- the mgtE gene encoding magnesium transporter, yielding MAVQQTKRELEAVLRKGDYAACREAVKNWPPRDIAELLDDASREDEVVLFRILPREVAAETFSYLAPYQQERLLKAMARDDVTAILDRMPDDDRTLLLEEMPASATKQLLELLTPKERADAVRMLGYPEDSVGRLMTAHYVAVRADWTVQQVLDHVRERGHDSETLSLIYVVDEKGILIDDIRIRSFLLAPLTAKVSDLMDYRYVALKATDRQRDAVQVFQQQDLKALPVTDSAGVLIGIVTIDDVLEVAERAATREIQRVGGSEALEEPYMEISLARLVRKRAGWLVILFLGEMLTATAMGFFEKEIAKAVVLALFVPLIISSGGNSGSQASTLVIRALALGEVKLRDWWRVARREVFSGLALGGILGTIGFLRITVWSFFSNLYGPHWLLVALTVGLALIGIVLWGTLAGSMLPFVLRRLGFDPATSSAPFVATLVDVTGLVIYFSVGIVILRGTLL
- a CDS encoding DNA-formamidopyrimidine glycosylase family protein, whose amino-acid sequence is MPELPDVDVYVAALAARVDGATLERIRLKSPFLLRSVTPPIREAEGQRVHGVRRLGKRVVIVLDDNLFLAIHLMIAGRLHWKDKGAALAGKVALAAFDFSAGTLTLTEAGSKKRASLHLVRGEQALQDLARGGIEPLDATPAQFRAALTRENRTLKRALTDPSIFSGIGNAYSDEILHAARLSPAQLTRNLDDAEIARLQIAVRDTLIGWRDRLTAEAAGKFPEKVTAFRPGMAVHGRFRQPCPACGSPVQRIVYAENEANYCARCQTGGRLLADRAMSRLLGKDWPKTLDELERG
- a CDS encoding PQQ-binding-like beta-propeller repeat protein, with amino-acid sequence MPRAVPSIQAAQRGIRWNSATRSSSAFEVLALDPATGSVAWRTFLKGGSFVNVTFDGQRVVAATKGEVFALDPATGHILWNNRLEGMGLGFVTIAGAGQVPAMAQIQKNRDDAGGAAAGMAAAAGS
- a CDS encoding DUF6176 family protein — translated: MLRVSIRRIKPGKEARLRAWLAELNARAEEVRVTFEAETVRAEQAYIIPTREGPLLVYAVEAESIDRAKEAFRDSQHAIDQQHCSVMDECLGESLGLHPAYDVAVNHRDRG
- a CDS encoding L-threonylcarbamoyladenylate synthase; this translates as MATILTPTADNVRRAADALRRGELIGLPTETVYGLAANAFDAAAVARIFAAKERPSFDPLIVHVVRPEGPLEREVLGGLEDIGVVSVKGLPQLARERADVLLRKFWPGPLTLVLPRGKKIPDLVTSGLDTVAIRMPSHPVAQALLKAAEIPLAAPSANRFGRISPTTAAHVVEELGERVGIVLDGGACTVGVESTVVAISPSGALTLLRPGGIAAEAIEAAAHVRLAQATAPAAGKPAPSPGMSEVHYAPRTPLFIAPGPDALPRGATNLGLIGVFADGKAVAKAAAEAEKRYALPVVTRALTQSGDLEEAARNLFTMLRELDAGDVSAILAYPPQGQEGLALAISDRLRRASH
- a CDS encoding metallophosphoesterase, yielding MRRRVLAPPVHAALDPPHPAAPTPRAHFDPKQGWFRKIERATSLFLSRHIWQLIPGMRIPYGVILSRYFTVSEAEVPVPGLPAAFDRLRVLFVSDIHAGPFLSRDLLWQVVDELAGLHADVVIHGGDIATSNVREVAAHVATLMRLRAPLGVYGVLGNHDHYTHDLDGLTGLLESCGVRMLDNTAVALERDGARIALAGIDDWNVGAPDLPGALAEAARVAPGAPVILASHNPDAFFDAAARGVSLVLSGHTHGGQVRIPGRPVFVRMSRYRLDEGRYYKDAAQLIVSRGVGVSGIPLRLWCSPEVLLVTLRK
- a CDS encoding response regulator transcription factor; this translates as MSRARVAIVEDQRALREGLRALVGGTGDFEIAGAYGSMEEALPAIESKPVDLVLADIGLPGMSGIEGVRRLKAQHPSMQILMITVYADNEHVFEAICAGACGYLLKDTPPGKLLDALREVQGGGAPMSPEIARKVVEMFQRVAPPPSTAGHNLSPREVEVLKLLAEGHVYKTAAAKLDLSVDTIRFHIRNIYEKLHVHSKSEAVLAALRAGILS